TGAACGTACAGTTAAAGGAGAAATTGGTTGCtccttttttaaaatgataaaattgttcGTTAAGTTGTGCTTATTTGGTGCACACTCCACGTTCCAAGTCATGAATGGCATCTTCTTGTAGAATAGTTTAGAAAGCTTGTGGCTGACAAACTGGTGAGTATCTTTGTTTGCATATATAATCTGTACTCTCTACTTAGAAGTGTTGAAAGAATGTTATCTCAAACTCGTGGGGACGATGATTTTTGCAATGCTTCTCGTTTGAGttaaattgcataaaattaCATTGAGTCTGATAGGAATCAGGTAGatgaattatttatcaaaagtGATACAGTACCAAATGGGAACTATGAACTCTGTAAATATGgttaatatctaaaattttcatgtaAACTAGCACATGATTTTGGGCTAGGGGATTTGATACCTGGCCAATTTCGAAACGAAACGTCACTGAGAAAATTATATCCATGGTCTCATCCCAAGCAAAGTTTGATGTAATAACTTACGGTACAATGGGTCTATTTAGACTTTTGACCAGTTGGTGAACATTACAACAAGCTTTATGTCTGCTTTCTCTATCGTCTCCACGTATTCACAAAATGTACAATACCATTCACAACCAACCAATTTATAGATAGGGCTAATTTATctgtataattcaaaatttaatgataatgattaattattaaatcttaatttatatggTTGTGTTAGATAATGTGCTTTGAAGCTAATCATCTTGTTGATgtatctataatattttataaaggtATTGTGTTGATATCgatgaaatgacattttctcATCATTATTTTACATTTGCAAatagttaaatatatttagGATGATAGAAGTATGAGGAGagaattaatatgttttattaatcatTAGAACCTTATGTACACATATAGTAACTATTTTACAATGTTCATAATCTCAATGTTATTCTAACTTAAAGAACATATCAtacatttaaaatcatcatagTTTTGAATAACTTTATTAAAAGATTGTGATAAATTATCGGACTAACTCATTAAGAGGATTCTATATAGATAGTAATATCAATATCTATTAAACATATCTTTTGAGAAATAGTAGTATATGtgatattttgatttgacaTCACCAGAGTGTATTATACATAGATCGGTATAGCTTGACATTAGGCTAATATAGTCCTTAAGAAATGATTATCAATATAGTGGTGATTGACTATATTAAAAGATCTATAAAGATTATGATGGATTAATAGAGGATTTGTAACTCTCGAGTATGGAGTAGATAACTTTGTTTGGTCTATTGACACATGTCAATGACCActtaaatttgtaataataCTAGGATTGAGTTATCACTCAACCCAATACTATTTAGTTGTGGttaaataatttagttaatACAAGTCAAGGGTTTCAGCCTTGACaaaatattggttgatgaaatgattaaattatacaataattatattgttaatagaTTTTCATCTATCGCAAACACTTTGTTAGCAAAGTGGGTGATTATGATGTCTTACTTGCGATCAATCTTGGTACATGTGTGGATGGCTAACGATTTATAGATTTGTCACAAATATGCTCACTACTAATATAACCATAAGCCTATGGGTCACAGACAAGGAAATTGATTACGAAATCTAGAGGTATTGGGTTATATAGAGTAAATCATGGCTGAATTTGAGATGACAGTTTCAAGttggatttaagtgaaaaattatcTGCTTAAGGGACTAAATTGATATAACTCAAAAATGGAGGGCTAGAGTAATATAATTAAGATTGAATTTTATCCAAATTGAATaaagaatatttgaatattGAATATTTACTAAGTCAACATGAACAAACATTTCAGTCATAAGAATGACTATTTCTTATCCCTAGTTAAtcttatttgatattttgtcatatattttgaatattaatatgTTCATTGATATAGTATTGCATAAATGATCATTCATATCTTCAAAACAATTATTTGTATGATGTGTCATATAACTATCCcggttatataatttttataaaggGCATTCTACCTCCTTAGAATGCCCATTCCAAGATCTATAAACAAACAGATCATATTGCAAGCAATGTAAACTTTAGTCACTTTATACACtctcaaaattatatatcattatttcttAAATTCTAACAGACCTTTGGTGCCCCTCATAGCCTCCAGAAGTCGTGTGCTTCATGTGGATCATCTCGGCGCTATCCTGCATTGGATTAGAGAGCAAATTGCGCAACCAAATCCATCATTAAAGTTAAAGAACCTCCATACACAAGCAAATTCCCATAAACACCCTGTGGATGTTTAGATTATGCATATTATGAGCATATTCTGATCATGGATAATTCATATATGAatgttttgtataaattttttaaatattacatttttgcTGCCCTTACGTACATTTTGAGTCCATGAGTGGTTTCACCATGTTGAGAGTAATCATAAGTAGTCTAATTGACATTTAATTAACTTCTCACTTCTCTGCAATTCAAGTTTTTTGAATTGACTTTCCTcgaagtcttttttttttttttttttttcaaattctaggTTTCACTTCTTGTTCCCCACATAATATGACTGTTTCAGGTCCAAGAAATTAACATGCCGTGTGTTTGATCCATTCCATTCTGCCACGGGTCAACCTTCAAACATTGCAGAAGtcaaatatataaatctaaGTAAAATCAAATGGGCACCAAACCCGGCCAAAGTAGTTAATTAAGCTTTAAGCTTACAGATTAAGCCTAATTAATTAACTACTTCaacctatatatatacacacacaaaactCTCCTCCTGTATCCTCCTTTATCATCTCTCAAAACCGATTTTCCCTCTAAATCTTCAACTCAAAACTCAAGAAATTAACAGAGAAATTTAAGTGCCAAGATTATGGGTGTCTCTCACAGGAAAAATTTCTCCACTACCTTATTCATTTTCTCCATTGTATTGGTTTCCCATCAAGAACTTGTAGCGGCAATGAGGCCGTTAGGAGGAGAGCAATGGACAAAGAAAACAGGGGGCCTGGTGTTTCAGTCTCTACAGCAGGGGCCAGTGCCCCCTATAAGTGGTAACCCATGCACTTACATACCTGGACAGGGCTCAGGCTCTTGCACTCTCAATGGCATGAACGTAGCCGGCAGTGTTGTGCGTGCCCCGCCTGCCTTTCCTGACCTAGTCATGGAAGTTGGAGTGGCTTCCACTGCTTCAGACACTCGTCGCCAAGATCAAGTCTTGTAATTTAGATATGCCAGGTCAAACTCAAATGAAATTTCGCCATAAATTTTATGTAACTTTGACCCTTGTTttgtgcctttttttttttttttcaatcctaggattgtttattttttttcgcTCGTCTGTTTCTTGGTAATATAACAACCAATGCATGTATTTATTGTAACTtaaaacacacaaaaattacttcattcattttttataataaaaatataaatttacaattatGCATAACCATTTCTCAGCTTGTAAACAAGTTAAGCCACTCATGATAATttgtaattcaattcaaataaagttgagtcaaacttaagtttaatattagttttttcgattaatttgtgagtttatgattcaatttgaataccACATCAATATATCTCTAATAGtgttaaaaattgaatatatacccttaatttttttttttactttaaatataaaagtagtcgatgatatatataaattatgaggtttaaaaaattaatattttgaaagttatcaaatttaaatatattcacATTTGACCTGTGTTGTTATACCCTGTCAAAGTGCTCATGAattaaacaaatgtattaggcTTTCATGACTTCATTTATAATagatgtatttttatataatcttatattaagGTGCAATCAGATGGATTAAATGATAAatctgaatatatatatatatatagttgacTAGTTTGACCTGTGTTGTTATACCCGTTCAAAGTGCTcatgaattaatcaaatatattaggCTTTCATGACTTCCTTTATAATAGatgtatttttcaatttaagtaacatataatcttatatttaaGGTGCAATCAGATGGATTAAATGATAAatctgaaataaaaatataatggtCGAAACAGGAAATAGTTCTCCACCAAATCAGTTAGTTAAAACTTATACATCAGCTACTGCAATTGAACGAGTCAAAGTCAAGATAATTAAGTATGTAATTGAGTTAATTAATAAACCCACGAGCATCATGCCATGCCAAAGACATGGCAAAGTTGATTGATCAGCAGAATATAATGGTATTTCCAAAACACAGTCAAATTTTACATGTATCATTGATTCAACTTCGTAGTTGGAGACAGCTTGGTCAAAATTGAGACGTCGGTAGGAATGGGAAAAGCTGTAAAGTGAAATGAAATGGGGAACTTGGGCCAAACTGTACATTATATTTTTTGCATGCCATTAAAGATTGAATCACTGAAACTtggtataaaatattttttattattgcaaAATTAATGAGTCTACGACAATCATCTTTAATTAGCTTTAATGTTTTTTCGCTGCATATTTTGGAGTTTTcgtgaaaaataaaacaaaaataatcacGAGTAACCATGgcaaaaaaaaaaccctataaaaCTCCGTTACTTTCCCACTTAAATTATCGTTGATGGGATTTGTAGCTGCTACATTTTGAATTATGTAGGATTTTTGAAATTGGAAAACTATGAATTCTATGATCACATTTATTTCAGTTGAGATCTTATACTTTACTACTGATCATATTTAACAGGTCTTCTTCTATGACTGAATTGACCTGAATATTTCAATGTTGTATCAATTTGTGTAGCAAATATCTTTGCTTATTACTTTTGCTATGCTTCTTATTTACCCTTATTTGACTTTTACACATTAGCTTACAAAATCAAGTCGGACACGATTTTTATTTAGTAGATCCTCCAAACGcagatattaaattttgaacttctatattgtatttataatatctcTGATAATCATAACGGACATGAATTTTGATCTAAAGTTTTGtatttaaggatatttttgttgttattctaTATGAATTAATTGAGATTGCGTGCTGACATTGACACCATGCAAGATTTTAggttcgaataaaaaaaagaagaattgtaAATTATCTTGTAACCGAATAatgcttttaattaatatcattaaattgattacattgtttttatactctcgtgtgaataataaaattcattttgactatataaatagatacatatttaatatatattataaagtgattgatgattttgaattaaaaataaaataatattcaatcacataataatacacatatttatatacccatttatatactcaaaatagatacgtataacATTATTCCTATGTGAAATATACTTTTAACCGTTAATTTCATCCTAGACAAACACAAACAGACCTTATATATACTTTTCAATTTAAGTTCAGCTGCTTATGTTGAACTTTAGGAGGAAAGTGTTGAAGACAAAGACGTTTCTTTTGTCAAAGATGAAAAGATGGACATAACACACTCCCTTTTCAT
This sequence is a window from Mangifera indica cultivar Alphonso chromosome 5, CATAS_Mindica_2.1, whole genome shotgun sequence. Protein-coding genes within it:
- the LOC123217770 gene encoding uncharacterized protein LOC123217770, which translates into the protein MGVSHRKNFSTTLFIFSIVLVSHQELVAAMRPLGGEQWTKKTGGLVFQSLQQGPVPPISGNPCTYIPGQGSGSCTLNGMNVAGSVVRAPPAFPDLVMEVGVASTASDTRRQDQVL